From the genome of Lentilactobacillus buchneri, one region includes:
- a CDS encoding lipopolysaccharide assembly protein LapA domain-containing protein, producing the protein MKKQISTIISIILIIIIAIFALMNFESVEVNFGFASFQVPLVLLILICLLIGALIIFLFSSTQNVKKNRQYKQLASESQKRQDDLNAEIGELNNNLKELETRLKNSTGKQEIGSRDQQISDLQDEIAKLTEKLSSQK; encoded by the coding sequence TTGAAAAAGCAAATTAGCACAATTATCAGCATTATATTGATTATCATCATTGCAATTTTTGCATTGATGAATTTTGAATCTGTTGAGGTTAACTTTGGCTTCGCATCATTTCAGGTGCCACTGGTACTTTTGATTTTGATTTGTCTCTTAATTGGTGCCCTGATTATTTTTCTGTTCTCGTCGACTCAGAATGTCAAAAAGAATCGTCAATATAAGCAATTGGCATCTGAAAGCCAAAAACGACAAGACGATTTAAACGCCGAGATTGGCGAACTCAATAACAATCTCAAAGAATTAGAAACTCGTTTGAAAAATTCGACGGGTAAACAGGAGATTGGTAGTCGAGATCAACAAATCAGTGATTTGCAGGATGAGATTGCCAAATTAACCGAGAAATTATCATCTCAAAAGTAA